In one Desulfoferula mesophila genomic region, the following are encoded:
- a CDS encoding FmdB family zinc ribbon protein: MPVYEYECCNCNQVCEALQKVSDAPLKKCPQCGGKLKKIMSLNSFQLKGGGWYVTDYKGKNSSTAAPVESPASTDSAPKTDTAAKKETKPKAAKADKS, encoded by the coding sequence ATGCCCGTTTATGAATACGAATGTTGTAACTGCAACCAGGTTTGCGAGGCCTTGCAAAAGGTCAGCGACGCGCCCCTGAAAAAATGCCCCCAGTGCGGTGGCAAGCTCAAGAAGATCATGAGCTTGAACTCCTTCCAGCTCAAGGGCGGCGGCTGGTACGTAACCGATTACAAGGGTAAGAACTCCTCCACGGCGGCGCCGGTCGAAAGCCCGGCCTCCACCGACAGCGCTCCCAAGACCGACACCGCCGCCAAAAAGGAAACCAAGCCCAAGGCAGCCAAGGCCGACAAGAGCTAG
- a CDS encoding SIR2 family NAD-dependent protein deacylase: MQPTPIQAAAQRLAQAQKVAVLTGAGISAESGVPTFRGADGLWEQYRPEDLATPQAFARDPELVWRWYQWRRELISRCAPNPAHRALKDLEYRAEAFTLITQNVDGLHRLAGSRNLLEVHGNLWMVRCTACGALYEERSLELSPRPACRECGGLLRPHVVWFGESLDGRILDAAWRAAAGCQVMLVVGTSAVVQPAAGLASVAKQAGAFVIEVNLEPTPNSREVDLSLMGKAGEILPQLLAV; encoded by the coding sequence ATGCAGCCCACGCCGATACAAGCAGCAGCCCAGCGCTTGGCCCAGGCCCAAAAAGTGGCGGTGCTCACCGGGGCGGGCATCTCCGCCGAGTCCGGGGTGCCCACCTTTCGCGGGGCCGACGGCTTGTGGGAGCAATACCGCCCCGAAGACCTGGCCACGCCCCAGGCCTTTGCCCGCGACCCGGAGCTGGTCTGGCGCTGGTATCAATGGCGGCGGGAGCTCATAAGCCGTTGCGCCCCCAACCCGGCCCACCGCGCTCTCAAGGACCTGGAATACAGAGCCGAAGCCTTTACCCTGATAACCCAAAACGTGGACGGCCTGCATCGCCTGGCCGGTAGCCGCAACCTCTTGGAGGTGCACGGCAACCTGTGGATGGTGCGCTGCACCGCCTGCGGGGCTCTCTACGAGGAACGCAGTCTGGAGCTTTCCCCGCGCCCCGCCTGCCGGGAGTGCGGCGGCTTGCTCAGGCCTCACGTGGTGTGGTTCGGCGAGTCTCTGGACGGCCGCATTCTCGACGCGGCCTGGCGGGCGGCGGCCGGATGCCAGGTTATGTTGGTGGTGGGCACCAGCGCGGTGGTGCAGCCCGCCGCCGGCTTGGCCTCGGTGGCAAAGCAGGCCGGGGCCTTTGTCATCGAGGTGAACCTGGAGCCCACCCCCAACAGCCGGGAAGTGGACCTGTCGCTCATGGGCAAGGCCGGCGAGATCCTGCCCCAACTGCTGGCGGTATGA
- a CDS encoding SAM hydrolase/SAM-dependent halogenase family protein, with translation MQERPIITLTSDFGPGPYVGVMKGVILGLCPQATLVDLDHSLASQDVLAGALTLEQALGVFPPGTVHLAVVDPGVGTERRALAVAGAGDLWVGPDNGIFTPVFLADPAAKAYEITDQSLFRDPVSATFHGRDVFAPVAAALALGRDPATLGPLVSDPMRLDWPRPRREGEALVGQVLMADRFGNLISNLPQAEVGAFLKDRQALISLAGGAVKGISRAYGQKEPGQLLALFNSQGRLELALSQGSFLERLGLKPGNERGLEVRVEAQ, from the coding sequence ATGCAAGAGCGCCCCATCATCACCCTGACCAGCGATTTCGGCCCCGGACCCTACGTGGGCGTCATGAAGGGGGTAATCCTGGGGCTCTGCCCCCAAGCCACCCTGGTGGATTTGGATCACTCCCTGGCCTCCCAGGACGTCCTGGCCGGGGCTTTGACCTTGGAGCAGGCCCTGGGGGTGTTTCCCCCCGGCACGGTGCATCTGGCCGTGGTGGACCCCGGTGTGGGCACCGAACGCCGCGCCCTGGCGGTGGCCGGGGCGGGTGATTTGTGGGTGGGGCCGGACAACGGCATCTTCACGCCGGTCTTTCTGGCCGACCCCGCGGCCAAGGCCTATGAGATAACCGACCAGTCTCTCTTCCGCGATCCCGTGTCCGCCACCTTCCACGGCCGGGACGTCTTTGCTCCAGTGGCCGCCGCCTTGGCCCTGGGCCGCGACCCGGCCACCCTGGGCCCCTTGGTGAGCGATCCAATGCGCCTGGACTGGCCCCGGCCCCGCCGCGAAGGCGAGGCCCTGGTGGGCCAGGTGCTCATGGCCGATCGCTTCGGCAACCTGATAAGCAACCTGCCGCAAGCGGAGGTGGGGGCCTTTCTAAAGGACCGCCAGGCCTTGATAAGCCTGGCCGGCGGGGCGGTGAAGGGCATTTCCCGCGCCTACGGTCAAAAGGAGCCCGGCCAGCTGTTGGCCCTGTTCAACTCCCAGGGCCGCCTGGAGCTGGCCCTGAGCCAGGGCAGCTTTCTGGAACGCCTGGGTCTGAAGCCAGGTAACGAGCGCGGCCTGGAGGTGAGGGTGGAGGCACAGTAG
- a CDS encoding DUF2939 domain-containing protein has protein sequence MRRWWLWILLAFLATGAFYLTHSFLDGPRWALYQIGKAIHDREPHLFLAHVDIENILQGQKETIVDLVAPKGQKDDDTRNLVRGLVGAFMAPLSDQMAAQVVKAINDPNRKNLPSSWTLVFASSVTRNGNYALVVFSEPEKGRRLRLGMEKVQNGPWRVVDIDPNDLKRLAKDFLDGRHGVKLGPQAMPQTGQTQPEQPQSEGVPQAQDTQSESASALPDTAPPVQDDTQSQPPAAQ, from the coding sequence ATGCGCCGCTGGTGGTTGTGGATCCTGCTGGCCTTTCTGGCCACGGGCGCGTTCTACCTCACCCACAGCTTTTTGGACGGCCCCCGTTGGGCGCTCTACCAGATCGGCAAGGCCATCCACGACCGTGAACCCCACCTCTTTCTGGCCCACGTGGACATAGAGAACATCCTGCAGGGGCAAAAAGAGACCATCGTGGACCTGGTGGCCCCCAAGGGCCAGAAGGACGACGACACCCGCAACCTGGTGCGCGGCCTGGTGGGAGCTTTCATGGCCCCCTTGAGCGACCAGATGGCCGCCCAGGTGGTCAAGGCCATCAACGACCCCAATCGCAAAAACCTGCCTTCCTCCTGGACCCTGGTGTTCGCCTCCAGCGTGACCCGCAACGGCAACTACGCCCTGGTGGTGTTTTCCGAACCGGAAAAGGGCCGGCGCCTGCGCCTGGGCATGGAAAAGGTCCAGAACGGCCCTTGGCGGGTGGTGGACATCGACCCCAACGACCTCAAGCGCCTGGCCAAGGACTTTCTGGATGGGCGCCACGGGGTGAAGCTGGGGCCGCAGGCGATGCCCCAGACCGGGCAGACCCAGCCTGAGCAGCCCCAGAGCGAGGGTGTGCCCCAGGCACAAGATACCCAGAGCGAGAGCGCTTCCGCCCTGCCCGATACCGCGCCGCCGGTTCAGGACGATACTCAGAGCCAGCCGCCCGCCGCCCAATAG
- a CDS encoding SDR family oxidoreductase codes for MNHSLENQRILIVGGSSGIGLAVARQSCKSGGKVVIASRKAAENRHDLTALVGHEVETYSFDVTSELETETTLKRIGDIDHLVVATRPEINPAPFAQTDLKQAKAAFETKFWGQYQLIQKAHKRISKKGSIVMTTGIAGEKIFQNHSTMVVINCATEALCRSLAVELAPIRVNVVSPGFVAPKPPETVQYAERFPVGRIASSDEIADAFVYLMANPYMTGTSMVVDGGARLI; via the coding sequence ATGAATCATTCATTAGAAAATCAAAGAATACTTATTGTTGGCGGTAGCTCCGGCATTGGCCTCGCGGTTGCGCGGCAATCATGCAAGTCCGGAGGCAAAGTCGTCATCGCCTCCAGGAAAGCGGCGGAAAACCGTCATGACTTGACTGCCCTGGTTGGGCATGAGGTCGAAACGTATTCTTTTGATGTGACCTCTGAGCTGGAAACGGAAACCACGTTGAAGAGAATTGGTGATATTGATCACCTTGTGGTTGCCACCAGGCCGGAGATAAATCCGGCTCCTTTTGCTCAAACCGATCTCAAACAGGCCAAGGCGGCATTTGAAACCAAGTTTTGGGGGCAATACCAGCTGATTCAAAAGGCGCACAAGCGAATTAGTAAAAAAGGCAGCATTGTAATGACCACCGGCATTGCCGGTGAAAAAATATTTCAAAACCATTCCACAATGGTGGTGATAAATTGCGCCACCGAGGCCCTCTGCCGCTCCTTGGCGGTTGAGCTGGCGCCGATCAGGGTCAACGTCGTGAGCCCCGGTTTTGTCGCGCCCAAGCCCCCGGAAACCGTGCAATACGCCGAGCGATTTCCCGTCGGACGAATCGCTTCATCCGATGAAATAGCTGACGCATTCGTTTATTTAATGGCCAACCCCTATATGACCGGAACGTCCATGGTAGTTGATGGCGGGGCTAGGTTGATATAG
- a CDS encoding radical SAM protein, with protein MDCSSEPQGFDYVGNCIRPPSEAYSILIQATLGCSHNKCGFCGTYKDKRFAIKDQKILERDIEFASKHCSRQRRVFIMDGDALIMPMKRWEWLLGQIKEKLPWVTRVGAYANSKAVAMKSDEDLARLKELGLGILYYGVESGHPVVLKEMVKGATPEKLIEQGRRVKKAGIKLSVTVLLGVGGTKYSLEHAKATGELLTAMKPDYVGALTLMLIPGTPMYEAQQRGEFELPGVEGMLRELREMIANTDLGGGLFYSNHASNYLPVKAVLPRDREATLALIDQALGGRVGLKPEWMRAL; from the coding sequence ATGGATTGCTCCAGCGAACCCCAAGGCTTTGACTACGTAGGCAATTGCATCCGCCCGCCCAGCGAGGCCTATTCCATCCTGATCCAGGCCACCCTGGGCTGCTCCCACAACAAGTGCGGCTTTTGCGGCACCTACAAGGACAAGCGCTTCGCCATAAAGGACCAGAAGATACTGGAGCGCGACATCGAGTTCGCCTCCAAGCACTGCTCGCGCCAGCGGAGAGTGTTCATCATGGACGGCGACGCCTTGATCATGCCCATGAAGCGCTGGGAGTGGCTCCTGGGCCAAATCAAGGAAAAGCTGCCCTGGGTGACCCGGGTGGGCGCCTATGCCAACTCCAAGGCCGTTGCCATGAAGAGCGACGAAGATCTGGCTCGCCTCAAGGAGCTGGGCTTGGGCATCCTCTACTATGGCGTGGAAAGCGGCCATCCGGTGGTGCTCAAGGAAATGGTCAAGGGCGCCACCCCGGAGAAGCTCATCGAGCAGGGGCGGCGGGTCAAGAAGGCGGGGATCAAGTTGAGCGTCACCGTGCTCCTGGGGGTGGGCGGCACCAAATACAGCCTGGAGCACGCCAAGGCCACCGGCGAGCTACTCACCGCCATGAAGCCCGATTACGTGGGGGCGCTCACCCTGATGCTCATCCCCGGCACGCCCATGTACGAGGCCCAGCAGCGCGGCGAGTTCGAGCTGCCCGGCGTGGAGGGCATGCTGCGCGAGCTGCGGGAGATGATCGCCAACACCGACCTGGGCGGCGGGCTGTTTTATTCCAACCACGCCTCCAACTACCTGCCGGTCAAGGCGGTGCTGCCCCGGGACCGCGAGGCCACCCTGGCGCTCATCGACCAGGCCCTGGGCGGCCGGGTGGGGCTCAAGCCCGAGTGGATGCGGGCGCTGTAG
- a CDS encoding CGGC domain-containing protein produces MKKVFIVGCGAYMESGYGCPGEWRCLKAAALGEGNFDEPVQVMGFHTCHCPGRNTAPNMGVGIKMSGVKPDVIYMSSCMANAKPSCPYGSAQEMADIISAKTGVPVVLGTHDYH; encoded by the coding sequence ATGAAAAAAGTATTTATCGTGGGCTGTGGGGCCTACATGGAAAGCGGCTACGGCTGCCCGGGCGAATGGCGCTGCCTCAAGGCCGCGGCCCTGGGCGAGGGCAATTTCGACGAACCGGTGCAGGTGATGGGCTTCCATACCTGTCACTGTCCCGGCCGCAACACCGCCCCCAACATGGGGGTGGGCATCAAAATGAGCGGCGTGAAGCCCGACGTCATCTACATGAGCAGTTGCATGGCCAACGCCAAGCCCTCTTGCCCCTATGGCAGCGCCCAGGAAATGGCCGATATCATCAGCGCCAAGACCGGAGTGCCGGTGGTCCTGGGCACCCACGACTATCACTAA
- the hrcA gene encoding heat-inducible transcriptional repressor HrcA, with protein sequence MTQELSQRARLVLASVVANYIATAEPVGSRTVSKQKNVDFSPATVRNVMSDLEDMGYLEQPHVSAGRVPTSEGLRLYVDSILELDELDQRTKDTIRAQLENQPVNEANDIFKATSRALSRISRQTALVVVPSPEQEVFRHMEFVRLAAGLILVVLVSKSGGVQNRIIEAEEDIAQEELDRYTRYLNDLLADLTLNQVKQRVAQEMANERNLFDTVLSRALTLGKQALENRSEGELLIDGQTNLMDQPEFKDVVRLRGIFQAFEEKSTLLRLLDKALTAQGVRLVIGSESDLAELDGLSVVTSPYGEPGKSSGALGVIGPTRMDYSKVIPMVDFTARLVSRILDERGK encoded by the coding sequence GTGACCCAAGAACTTTCACAACGTGCTCGGTTGGTGCTGGCTTCGGTGGTGGCCAATTACATCGCCACGGCCGAGCCGGTGGGTTCGCGCACCGTATCCAAGCAAAAAAACGTGGATTTTTCCCCGGCCACGGTGCGCAACGTCATGTCTGACCTGGAGGATATGGGCTATCTGGAACAGCCCCACGTCTCGGCCGGACGGGTGCCCACCTCCGAGGGCCTGAGGCTCTACGTGGATTCCATCCTGGAACTGGACGAGCTGGACCAGCGCACCAAGGACACCATCCGCGCCCAACTGGAAAACCAGCCGGTCAACGAGGCCAACGACATCTTCAAGGCCACCAGCCGGGCCCTGAGCCGCATAAGCCGCCAGACCGCCCTGGTGGTGGTGCCCAGCCCGGAACAGGAAGTGTTTCGGCATATGGAGTTCGTGCGCCTGGCCGCAGGGCTCATCCTGGTGGTGCTGGTCTCCAAGTCCGGGGGGGTGCAAAACCGCATCATCGAAGCCGAAGAGGACATCGCCCAAGAGGAACTAGACCGCTACACCCGCTACTTGAATGATCTATTGGCCGACCTTACCTTGAACCAAGTAAAGCAGCGGGTGGCCCAGGAGATGGCCAACGAGCGCAATTTGTTCGATACGGTGCTGTCCCGGGCCCTGACCCTGGGCAAGCAGGCCTTGGAAAACCGCAGCGAGGGCGAGTTGCTCATCGACGGGCAGACCAACCTCATGGATCAGCCCGAGTTCAAGGACGTGGTGCGCCTCAGGGGCATTTTTCAGGCCTTTGAGGAGAAATCCACCCTTCTGCGCCTGTTGGACAAGGCCCTGACCGCCCAGGGGGTGCGCCTGGTCATCGGTTCGGAGAGCGACCTGGCCGAATTGGACGGCTTGAGCGTGGTCACCTCGCCCTATGGCGAACCCGGCAAGTCTTCCGGGGCCCTGGGAGTGATCGGGCCCACCCGCATGGACTACTCCAAGGTGATACCCATGGTGGACTTCACCGCCCGTCTGGTCAGCCGGATTTTGGACGAGAGGGGCAAATAG
- the grpE gene encoding nucleotide exchange factor GrpE: protein MIKSENPGAVPASEQEEKISADLPEETPAQGCEELAAQVTELKERALRQAAELDNYKKRTEREKAEFFKRANEGLVKELLPVLDNLERALASAKEHTQSDPNLVQGVEMIHGELLKTLGRHGLEPVQAVGQAFDPELHEAMMQQEDPEQDENTVLAEAQKGYTYEGRLLRPAMVVVSRKPA from the coding sequence GTGATCAAAAGCGAAAATCCCGGGGCCGTTCCGGCTTCGGAGCAGGAAGAAAAAATTAGCGCCGATCTGCCGGAAGAGACGCCGGCGCAGGGTTGCGAGGAGTTGGCCGCCCAGGTGACCGAGCTAAAGGAGCGCGCCTTGCGCCAGGCGGCCGAGCTGGATAATTACAAAAAGCGCACCGAGCGGGAAAAGGCCGAGTTTTTCAAGCGGGCCAACGAGGGCCTGGTCAAGGAACTGCTGCCCGTGTTGGACAACCTGGAGCGGGCCCTGGCCAGCGCCAAGGAGCACACCCAAAGCGATCCCAACCTGGTGCAAGGCGTGGAGATGATCCACGGTGAGTTGCTCAAGACCCTGGGCCGTCACGGCCTGGAGCCGGTGCAGGCCGTGGGCCAGGCCTTTGATCCCGAGCTGCATGAAGCCATGATGCAGCAAGAAGACCCGGAGCAGGACGAGAACACCGTATTGGCCGAGGCCCAAAAGGGATACACTTACGAGGGTCGCCTCTTGCGTCCGGCCATGGTGGTGGTCAGCAGAAAGCCGGCCTAG
- a CDS encoding penicillin-binding protein activator: protein MLSAVSRITGRRFWWAGLLMLSVALLAWGCAPARKVPIPTAPPAPGTAAYKGLPPSSLEKLGDERLAMGKYLPAADAYQAALKQNPAPPVASRLRLSLAQAYDGAGEQALALEQLRNMPLTGGDPAVLTKGLILQAELERKLGQLNQAAMTLQRLSSEPPQPLNDFEQRQVLNSLAATQSALGRYGQATGTLLELAGLEGYLSSSLQQSLSEAADKASAGELEAQLGKPRAPKLNAILLLALARAQFREGRLDEALGTLSQVDGLVLDQDINQQAQTLRQEISQAKLVNPVAVGVLVPLTGSWAQTGKDVLYAVELGLGLFESAAGKAPVLYIADTKGQPAEAAAQVDQLVDRHRVMAIIGPLGAGSSLAAARQAQVRQVPLISLARIDGLTQSGDYVFQDSLTPQRQVDGLLDEAMNQRNKKRFAVLAPDNSYGRGFAGLFEKSVAARGGVVVRHIYYDPQAKDFTQYVQRLVKLPTGRYRLGLPDSPQPVIDFDGLFIPDGPQPVAMAAGQLRYFDVTGVLLMGTNLWHEESLIKLASRDVQGAILPGCFDPDSKQALVRGFVLDYQEALHRIPTLLEAQGFDAALALRHLIRLKEAPRTRQAMRQALQEVKDIPGVCGAISVDSQRLFEQPVLIYTVDRSAFRLVRPQDRPESELPLGAPGTGTMPEQSPPGLPSSGQ, encoded by the coding sequence ATGCTCAGCGCTGTTTCGCGAATCACCGGCCGGCGGTTTTGGTGGGCGGGCCTGCTTATGCTTTCGGTGGCCCTGCTGGCCTGGGGATGCGCTCCGGCGCGCAAGGTGCCGATTCCCACCGCGCCCCCCGCTCCGGGGACTGCCGCCTACAAGGGGCTGCCTCCTTCATCCCTGGAGAAGCTGGGCGACGAACGGCTGGCCATGGGAAAATACCTGCCGGCTGCCGACGCCTACCAGGCCGCTCTCAAGCAAAATCCCGCCCCCCCGGTGGCCAGCCGTTTGCGCCTGAGCCTGGCCCAGGCCTACGATGGCGCCGGCGAGCAGGCCCTGGCCCTGGAGCAGTTGCGCAACATGCCCTTGACCGGCGGCGATCCGGCGGTGCTCACCAAGGGCCTTATCCTGCAGGCCGAGTTGGAAAGAAAGCTGGGCCAGCTAAACCAGGCCGCCATGACCTTGCAGCGCCTGTCCAGCGAGCCGCCCCAGCCCCTGAACGACTTTGAACAGCGCCAGGTGCTCAACTCGCTGGCCGCCACTCAGAGCGCCCTGGGGCGCTACGGTCAGGCCACGGGCACCTTGCTGGAGTTGGCCGGCCTAGAGGGCTACCTCTCATCCTCGCTGCAACAAAGCCTGTCCGAGGCCGCCGATAAAGCCTCCGCCGGCGAGTTGGAGGCCCAGTTGGGCAAGCCCCGGGCGCCCAAACTCAACGCCATCCTGCTTTTGGCCCTGGCCAGGGCCCAGTTCAGGGAAGGGCGCCTGGACGAGGCGCTGGGCACCTTGAGCCAAGTGGACGGCCTGGTGCTCGACCAGGACATAAACCAGCAGGCCCAGACCTTGCGCCAGGAAATCTCTCAGGCCAAGCTGGTTAACCCGGTCGCGGTGGGTGTGCTCGTACCCCTCACCGGCTCCTGGGCCCAAACCGGCAAGGACGTGCTTTACGCGGTGGAGTTGGGCCTGGGGCTTTTCGAGAGCGCCGCGGGCAAGGCCCCGGTGCTCTACATTGCCGACACCAAGGGCCAGCCCGCTGAGGCTGCCGCCCAGGTGGACCAGCTGGTGGACCGCCACCGGGTCATGGCCATCATCGGGCCCTTGGGGGCGGGCTCGTCCCTGGCCGCCGCGCGCCAGGCCCAGGTCCGCCAAGTGCCTCTTATCAGCTTGGCGCGCATCGACGGCCTGACCCAGAGCGGCGACTACGTTTTTCAGGACTCCCTCACCCCCCAGCGCCAGGTTGACGGGCTGCTGGACGAGGCCATGAACCAAAGGAACAAGAAGCGTTTCGCGGTGCTGGCTCCGGACAACTCCTATGGCCGGGGCTTTGCCGGGCTGTTTGAAAAGAGCGTGGCCGCCAGGGGCGGCGTGGTGGTGCGCCACATCTACTACGATCCCCAGGCCAAGGACTTCACCCAATACGTGCAGCGCCTGGTGAAGCTGCCCACGGGCCGGTACCGTCTCGGCTTGCCCGACTCGCCGCAGCCGGTGATCGATTTCGACGGCTTGTTCATCCCCGACGGCCCCCAGCCCGTGGCCATGGCCGCAGGGCAATTGCGCTACTTCGATGTTACCGGGGTGCTCTTGATGGGCACCAACCTGTGGCACGAGGAAAGCCTGATCAAGCTGGCTTCCCGCGATGTGCAGGGGGCCATTTTGCCGGGATGCTTTGACCCGGATTCCAAGCAGGCCCTGGTGCGGGGATTTGTTCTAGATTACCAGGAGGCCCTGCACCGCATACCCACGCTGCTGGAGGCCCAGGGCTTTGACGCGGCCCTGGCGCTGCGCCACCTCATAAGGCTCAAGGAGGCTCCCCGCACTCGCCAGGCCATGCGCCAGGCGTTGCAGGAGGTAAAGGATATCCCCGGGGTTTGCGGCGCCATCAGCGTCGATTCCCAGCGGCTGTTCGAACAGCCGGTGCTTATCTACACCGTGGATCGGAGCGCTTTCCGCCTGGTGCGGCCCCAGGACCGGCCGGAGTCGGAGCTACCGCTTGGCGCTCCGGGCACCGGGACGATGCCGGAGCAGAGCCCGCCGGGGCTGCCTTCCAGCGGCCAGTAA
- a CDS encoding flavodoxin domain-containing protein, translated as MAEILIVYATDHKGTHKMAEKIAAGVESIEGCKAILKLAEEATSEDVLAADALVLGSPVHMGCMDWRVKKFIDQQCGGLWMGDEVVGKVGAVFACGSGFGNAGEGSELTLLSMLNNLCELGMVMVPLPKSAPGYAKGGAHWGPYGRAHNEDLTPIAGGLPEERSEACIQHGKNIARVAQALKGQKLMA; from the coding sequence ATGGCAGAGATTCTCATCGTCTATGCCACCGATCATAAGGGTACCCATAAGATGGCGGAAAAGATCGCCGCCGGTGTGGAGTCCATAGAGGGCTGCAAAGCCATACTGAAACTAGCCGAGGAGGCCACCTCCGAGGATGTCTTGGCCGCAGACGCCTTGGTTTTGGGCAGCCCGGTACACATGGGCTGCATGGACTGGCGGGTGAAAAAGTTCATCGACCAGCAGTGCGGCGGGCTTTGGATGGGCGACGAGGTGGTGGGCAAGGTGGGCGCGGTGTTCGCCTGCGGCTCCGGCTTTGGCAATGCCGGCGAAGGCAGTGAGTTGACCCTTTTGTCCATGCTCAACAACCTGTGCGAGTTGGGCATGGTGATGGTGCCCCTGCCCAAGAGCGCCCCAGGCTACGCCAAGGGCGGCGCCCACTGGGGTCCCTATGGCCGCGCCCACAACGAAGACCTGACGCCCATAGCGGGCGGGCTTCCCGAAGAGCGCTCCGAGGCCTGCATCCAACACGGCAAGAACATCGCCAGGGTGGCCCAGGCGCTAAAAGGCCAAAAGTTGATGGCCTGA
- a CDS encoding aldehyde dehydrogenase family protein: MAILPEVKSHYGRLKLLIGGEWVESKSDIINKTYNPATGVEIAEYPTATKQEARAAVEAAQQAFVALKGIALRERARMLFNMRQIFDREEDMLARVLVQDHGRTYKEAAGSVRRSIENIESACSAAYGMAARNEHIDNLARGIDMWLTWEPLGPFLIVTPGNIPMHAWSSFVPYALAAGCPVVVSPSRQDPVAADYMSKVALEAGFPAGCINLIHGGRDVNSYILEQPEIEGIGFIGSTSAGLDLFAQCGKLGKTSSLNGNGKNTVVITPDADLESCPAYVRQGCFGMTGQRCLGSDNVVILGDKARYEAVKQSLVENASAMKLGYGLDESVTMGPYATAAGRDKVWAWVERGLAEGAKMVLDGRTMVPADYPDGYFLGPTIIEDADIDMEICKQEAFGAVASLIRADSVEQVIEWINTKTDLGHSACIMTSSGATARQFAREVNVGNVGINVGVPQPYAFFPLGSKRKSFLGAAKSRLASMRLFLDERTVTARWV; the protein is encoded by the coding sequence ATGGCCATTTTACCCGAAGTCAAAAGCCACTACGGACGCCTGAAGCTGCTCATCGGCGGCGAGTGGGTGGAATCCAAGTCCGATATCATCAACAAGACCTACAACCCGGCCACGGGCGTGGAGATCGCCGAGTACCCCACGGCCACCAAACAGGAGGCCCGGGCGGCGGTGGAAGCGGCCCAGCAAGCTTTCGTGGCCCTGAAGGGAATCGCCCTGCGCGAACGGGCCCGCATGCTCTTTAACATGCGCCAGATCTTCGACCGCGAGGAGGACATGCTCGCCCGGGTGCTGGTGCAGGACCACGGCCGCACCTACAAGGAGGCGGCGGGTTCGGTGCGCCGCTCCATCGAGAACATCGAGTCGGCCTGCTCGGCCGCCTACGGCATGGCCGCGCGCAACGAGCATATCGACAACCTGGCCCGGGGCATCGACATGTGGTTGACTTGGGAGCCCCTGGGCCCCTTCCTCATCGTCACTCCCGGCAACATCCCCATGCACGCCTGGAGCTCCTTCGTGCCTTACGCCCTGGCCGCGGGCTGCCCCGTGGTGGTCAGCCCCTCGCGCCAGGACCCGGTGGCCGCCGACTACATGAGCAAGGTGGCCCTGGAGGCCGGCTTCCCGGCGGGATGCATCAACCTGATCCACGGCGGCCGCGACGTCAACAGCTACATCCTGGAGCAGCCGGAGATCGAGGGCATCGGCTTCATCGGCTCCACCTCGGCCGGGTTGGATCTGTTCGCCCAGTGCGGCAAGCTGGGCAAGACCTCCAGCCTCAACGGCAACGGCAAGAACACCGTGGTGATCACGCCCGACGCCGACCTGGAATCCTGCCCCGCCTATGTGCGTCAGGGCTGCTTCGGCATGACCGGCCAGCGCTGCCTGGGCTCGGACAACGTGGTCATCCTGGGCGATAAGGCCCGCTATGAGGCGGTCAAGCAGTCGCTGGTGGAAAACGCCTCGGCCATGAAGCTGGGCTACGGCCTGGACGAGTCGGTGACCATGGGCCCCTACGCCACGGCCGCCGGCCGCGACAAGGTGTGGGCCTGGGTGGAGCGCGGCCTGGCCGAGGGCGCCAAGATGGTCCTGGACGGGCGCACCATGGTGCCGGCGGACTATCCCGACGGCTACTTCCTTGGCCCCACCATCATCGAAGACGCCGACATCGACATGGAGATCTGCAAGCAGGAGGCCTTCGGCGCGGTGGCTTCCCTGATCCGCGCGGACAGCGTGGAGCAGGTGATCGAGTGGATCAACACCAAGACCGACCTGGGACACAGCGCCTGCATCATGACCTCCAGCGGCGCCACGGCCCGCCAGTTCGCCCGCGAGGTGAACGTGGGCAACGTGGGCATCAACGTGGGCGTGCCCCAGCCCTACGCCTTCTTCCCCTTGGGAAGTAAGCGCAAGAGCTTCCTGGGCGCGGCCAAGTCCCGCCTGGCCTCCATGCGCCTGTTCCTGGACGAAAGGACCGTCACCGCCCGCTGGGTGTAA